The genomic interval GACCAGGTGGATCTGGAGAACAAAGTCGTCTGGATTCCCGATTCCAAGACGCCGAACGGCGTCGCGGAGGCGCCGCTGACAGATCTGGCCGTCGAGGCGATTCGGGGCCAGATGCAGCTTGCCGGGAACAGCGAATATCTGTTTCCGCGCGAGAACTGCGTGGGACACCAGACCACGTTTAAGACGGCGTGGCGAGCGACGCTTCGGCGGGCGAAGGTGCCGTACTTTCGCATCTACGATCTGCGCTCGACCTACGCGACTCGCTTGAGCGCGGGCGGTGTCGCCGACGAGTGGGTGACGCAGCTGTCCCAGAACCCCGGCAGACTCGTTGGCAGTGCGGTTCAGCTTCTGCAGTGCCTCGCGCTTCATCTGAAACTTCATCTGCGAGTACTTCTTGAAGACTTTTGCATCGCCCTGCCGGAGCAGGCTGGATGACGAACC from Luteitalea sp. carries:
- a CDS encoding tyrosine-type recombinase/integrase — its product is DQVDLENKVVWIPDSKTPNGVAEAPLTDLAVEAIRGQMQLAGNSEYLFPRENCVGHQTTFKTAWRATLRRAKVPYFRIYDLRSTYATRLSAGGVADEWVTQLSQNPGRLVGSAVQLLQCLALHLKLHLRVLLEDFCIALPEQAG